In Rheinheimera sp. MM224, one DNA window encodes the following:
- the tusD gene encoding sulfurtransferase complex subunit TusD, giving the protein MTSFAVLIEGPVLQGQSFVSALRFMQQAVEAKHVIDSVFLYRDAVGAASALIDLPSDEPNLSVKLQQFCQAHQIPLLFCITAAEKRGVCSNELKPADGYIAAGLAEFAMRLAKADKLVQFS; this is encoded by the coding sequence ATGACCAGTTTTGCCGTTCTGATTGAAGGCCCGGTGTTACAAGGCCAAAGTTTTGTCAGCGCCTTGCGGTTTATGCAGCAGGCCGTTGAGGCCAAACATGTTATTGATTCCGTATTTTTATACCGCGATGCAGTAGGTGCAGCGTCCGCCCTGATTGATTTACCTTCAGACGAACCTAATCTATCGGTCAAACTGCAGCAGTTTTGTCAGGCGCATCAGATCCCTTTGCTGTTTTGTATCACTGCTGCAGAGAAACGTGGTGTTTGCTCCAATGAGCTAAAGCCAGCAGATGGCTATATAGCTGCTGGGTTAGCCGAGTTTGCCATGCGTTTGGCCAAGGCGGATAAACTGGTGCAATTTTCATGA
- the tusC gene encoding sulfurtransferase complex subunit TusC, translating to MKIAVLVTSLPLQGIAARESLDLIFALAAVDHQLSVIFSGDAVYQLVQTDDSAELMVKDFRRSFKLFELYDIENLYICAESLRQGQLQANTLVLDVQPLDSLELSQLLYTQHHVIKA from the coding sequence ATGAAGATAGCAGTGTTAGTGACCAGCTTGCCTTTGCAAGGCATAGCAGCACGCGAAAGCCTGGATTTAATTTTTGCTTTAGCTGCAGTCGATCATCAGCTCAGCGTTATTTTTAGTGGCGATGCTGTATATCAGTTGGTACAAACCGATGACAGCGCAGAGCTGATGGTCAAAGACTTCAGACGTAGTTTTAAGCTGTTTGAACTTTATGATATTGAAAATTTATATATCTGCGCGGAATCGTTACGGCAAGGTCAATTACAAGCCAATACGCTTGTGCTGGACGTGCAGCCGCTGGATAGCTTAGAGCTTAGCCAATTGCTTTACACGCAACATCATGTGATTAAGGCCTGA
- a CDS encoding DsrH/TusB family sulfur relay protein, with protein sequence MRLFDLSHNQLPDVLSLVSAEDKVLLRQEAVYLMTTSQLNSLPCAVYCLAADAAVRGITISEPFTALNDSQWLDLVLQAKQQL encoded by the coding sequence ATGAGACTTTTTGATCTAAGCCACAACCAGTTGCCTGATGTACTGAGTCTTGTCAGTGCAGAAGATAAAGTTTTGTTAAGGCAAGAGGCTGTATATTTAATGACAACAAGTCAGCTAAACAGCCTGCCCTGTGCTGTCTATTGTTTGGCTGCAGACGCCGCTGTGCGTGGTATAACGATCTCAGAACCTTTCACCGCATTGAATGACAGCCAGTGGCTGGATTTAGTGCTACAAGCGAAGCAACAACTCTGA
- a CDS encoding TusE/DsrC/DsvC family sulfur relay protein: MNELILNNQSYPLDKHGYLADLALWTPELAEEFARLEHITMTEAHWEVVNFVRAFYQEYQTSPAIRLLVKSMGEKLGADKGNSKYLFLLFPEGPAKQATRIGGLPKPAKCL, encoded by the coding sequence ATGAACGAATTGATTTTAAATAACCAAAGCTACCCGCTGGATAAACATGGTTACCTGGCCGATTTAGCGCTGTGGACGCCGGAGCTGGCTGAAGAATTTGCCCGCTTAGAACACATCACTATGACGGAAGCTCACTGGGAAGTAGTGAATTTTGTCCGTGCTTTTTATCAGGAGTACCAAACTTCTCCAGCCATACGTTTATTGGTGAAAAGCATGGGAGAAAAACTGGGAGCAGATAAAGGCAACAGCAAATATTTGTTTTTGTTATTTCCGGAAGGGCCAGCCAAGCAAGCCACTCGTATCGGCGGCTTACCAAAACCAGCTAAATGCCTGTAA
- the serS gene encoding serine--tRNA ligase, whose translation MLDAKFLRAELAQTAQRLADRGFQLDVDTLQQLEEQRRELQMATQDLQNSRNTKSKAIGQAKARGEDITPLLAEVDGLGAELEEAKQKLDAVLAQWDTIVSAIPNLPHESVPTGKDETGNVMVRQWGEARAFEFEPKDHVALGEALDKGLDFENAVKIAGSRFVVMRGQIARLHRALSQFMLDLHTEQHGYTELYVPYLVNAASLYGTGQLPKFGADLFHTKPATEEGVGMSLIPTAEVPVTNLARDCIFELAELPQKYTAHTPCFRSEAGSYGRDTRGLIRQHQFDKVELVQLVHPDQSFAALEELTGHAEKVLQLLGLPYRTMLLCTGDMGFGSTKTYDLEVWLPAQNTYREISSCSSMGDFQARRMQARFRPGEGKKPELLHTLNGSGLAVGRTLVAILENYQQADGSIQIPAVLQPYMGGKTEIRC comes from the coding sequence ATGTTAGATGCAAAATTTTTAAGAGCCGAATTAGCTCAAACTGCCCAACGTTTGGCTGACCGTGGTTTTCAGCTGGATGTGGATACTCTGCAGCAGTTGGAAGAGCAGCGCCGTGAGTTGCAAATGGCGACTCAGGATTTACAGAATTCACGTAATACCAAATCCAAAGCCATAGGTCAGGCCAAAGCCCGTGGTGAAGACATAACACCATTACTGGCTGAAGTGGATGGTTTAGGTGCAGAGCTTGAAGAGGCTAAGCAAAAGCTCGATGCCGTTTTAGCCCAATGGGACACTATTGTCAGTGCTATTCCAAACTTACCGCATGAATCTGTGCCAACGGGTAAAGATGAAACCGGTAATGTGATGGTACGTCAGTGGGGCGAAGCCCGTGCTTTTGAATTTGAGCCAAAAGATCATGTGGCTTTAGGTGAAGCGCTGGACAAAGGTCTGGATTTTGAAAATGCTGTCAAAATTGCAGGATCTCGTTTTGTCGTAATGCGTGGCCAAATTGCCCGTCTGCACCGTGCTTTAAGCCAGTTTATGCTGGACTTACACACTGAGCAGCATGGCTATACCGAATTGTATGTGCCTTATCTGGTCAATGCGGCTTCGTTGTATGGTACAGGCCAGTTGCCAAAATTTGGTGCGGATTTATTTCATACCAAACCTGCGACAGAAGAAGGCGTAGGCATGTCGTTGATCCCAACGGCTGAAGTGCCTGTCACCAACTTAGCCCGTGACTGCATTTTTGAATTGGCTGAACTGCCACAAAAATACACAGCTCATACGCCGTGTTTCCGCAGCGAAGCCGGCTCGTACGGCCGTGATACCCGTGGTTTAATTCGTCAGCACCAGTTTGATAAAGTGGAATTAGTGCAGTTAGTGCATCCGGATCAGTCATTTGCTGCACTGGAAGAGTTAACTGGCCATGCAGAAAAAGTACTGCAGCTGTTAGGTTTACCTTACCGCACTATGTTGCTGTGTACTGGTGACATGGGTTTTGGTTCAACCAAAACCTACGATTTGGAAGTCTGGTTGCCGGCACAAAATACCTACCGTGAAATTTCTTCATGTTCAAGCATGGGTGATTTCCAGGCTCGTCGTATGCAAGCTCGTTTCCGTCCCGGTGAAGGTAAAAAGCCTGAGCTGCTGCATACCCTAAATGGTTCTGGTTTAGCCGTTGGTCGAACACTGGTTGCTATTCTGGAGAATTACCAGCAAGCTGATGGTTCTATTCAGATCCCAGCCGTGTTGCAACCTTATATGGGTGGTAAAACAGAGATCCGCTGTTAA
- the crcB gene encoding fluoride efflux transporter CrcB, which translates to MHAYLAVAIGGALGACCRFGLGEFILHLCGKSFPFATLLVNILGSFVLGLLYGLFLAEHLTVNPWKTLIGVGFLGAFTTFSTFSLDTVLLLQQGDLVKAGLNVVLNVLICLTLAWLGLKLGSMK; encoded by the coding sequence ATGCACGCATATCTGGCTGTAGCTATTGGTGGAGCTTTAGGTGCCTGTTGCCGTTTCGGTTTAGGCGAATTTATCCTGCATCTTTGTGGTAAATCATTCCCTTTTGCCACTTTGCTGGTTAATATTCTCGGGTCTTTTGTATTAGGTCTGCTTTATGGCCTGTTTTTAGCCGAACATCTGACGGTAAACCCGTGGAAGACTCTGATCGGCGTAGGTTTTTTAGGTGCCTTTACTACCTTTTCGACTTTTTCACTCGACACTGTTTTACTGCTGCAACAAGGCGATTTGGTGAAAGCCGGCCTGAACGTTGTACTGAACGTGCTGATTTGTTTAACACTCGCCTGGCTGGGTTTAAAGCTGGGCTCAATGAAGTAA
- a CDS encoding replication-associated recombination protein A produces MNNLGFEFHDDIRPLAALLRPTKLSDYVGQQQVLGPGTPLRKAIEAGRISSLILWGPPGTGKTTLAELIAIYAKAAIARLSAVTAGVKEIREEIQAAKQRLVQNQRTLLFVDEVHRFNKAQQDAFLPHIEDGTIIFIGATTENPAFALNNAMLSRARVCILKKLTAEDLALVIERAVAHYQQSGQQVQISSEAQSLLLQLADGDARRLLNLFEQAVETAQQGAAITELTADLFRQLVPRQLPGFDQQGDIFYDLISAFHKSVRGSNPDAALYWYCRILEGGGDPLYVARRLLAIASEDIGNADPRALTIGLDAWDTFARVGPAEGERAIAQAAVYMALAPKSNAVYSAFNQMRQYVQQHPSFEVPDHLRNAPTALAKQQGFGKAYRYAHNEPGAYAAGELYLPAEMAGMKFYQPSDRGLEKQLQDKMAYLAMLDQQAKGQD; encoded by the coding sequence GTGAACAACCTCGGCTTTGAATTCCACGACGATATAAGGCCTCTGGCAGCGCTGCTGAGGCCAACGAAGTTATCGGACTATGTTGGACAGCAGCAAGTGCTGGGTCCTGGCACACCGCTGCGTAAGGCGATAGAAGCAGGGCGTATCTCTTCTTTGATTTTATGGGGCCCTCCTGGCACAGGCAAAACCACGTTGGCAGAGTTGATTGCCATTTATGCCAAAGCTGCTATTGCCCGCTTATCTGCTGTAACTGCTGGTGTAAAAGAAATACGCGAAGAAATTCAGGCAGCCAAACAACGTCTGGTGCAAAATCAACGCACCTTATTATTTGTTGATGAAGTGCACCGTTTTAACAAAGCCCAGCAAGATGCGTTTTTACCTCATATTGAAGATGGCACCATTATTTTTATTGGTGCTACTACTGAAAATCCTGCGTTTGCTTTGAATAACGCCATGTTATCCCGCGCCCGCGTCTGCATTTTAAAAAAGCTGACGGCAGAGGATCTGGCTTTAGTCATAGAACGAGCCGTGGCACATTATCAGCAGTCTGGCCAGCAGGTGCAGATTAGCAGTGAAGCCCAATCCTTATTGCTGCAATTGGCGGATGGCGATGCGCGGCGCTTATTAAACCTGTTTGAGCAAGCCGTTGAAACAGCGCAGCAGGGCGCCGCGATAACTGAACTGACAGCTGATTTATTCCGTCAGTTAGTACCACGGCAATTGCCGGGTTTTGATCAGCAGGGCGATATTTTTTACGATTTAATTTCTGCCTTTCATAAATCGGTACGTGGCTCCAACCCGGATGCGGCTTTGTATTGGTACTGCCGTATTTTAGAAGGCGGTGGCGATCCTTTGTATGTGGCGCGCAGGCTACTCGCAATCGCCAGTGAAGACATAGGCAATGCCGACCCACGCGCTTTAACTATTGGTTTGGATGCCTGGGATACCTTTGCTCGTGTGGGTCCTGCCGAAGGTGAACGCGCTATAGCTCAGGCTGCCGTCTATATGGCGTTAGCGCCAAAATCCAATGCGGTGTACAGCGCCTTTAACCAGATGCGGCAGTATGTGCAGCAACATCCATCCTTTGAAGTGCCGGATCATTTACGTAACGCGCCAACTGCTTTGGCTAAACAACAAGGTTTTGGCAAGGCCTATCGCTATGCCCATAACGAACCTGGCGCTTATGCAGCGGGAGAGCTGTACTTGCCAGCTGAAATGGCAGGAATGAAGTTTTATCAGCCGTCCGATCGCGGTTTAGAGAAACAACTGCAGGACAAAATGGCCTATTTAGCCATGCTGGACCAACAAGCAAAAGGACAGGACTGA
- the lolA gene encoding outer membrane lipoprotein chaperone LolA, with protein MKKTVANKAVALVLSLILPAFMAVADQADDLQKKLARLTSFQASFDQTVVDASNKLIQQGEGMLSLKQPSLFRFETQTPEPNLFIGDGKTLWFYAELLDQVSIYDAKEQVQKTPFVLLTSHDPKLWAQYSVTGADDQFDITPKDPSNAVKKLSLKFSGLALSKMIVIDSNGQNSTFDFNLVQYNTPLASELFQFAIPATAEVDDQRVK; from the coding sequence ATGAAAAAAACTGTAGCAAATAAAGCTGTTGCCCTGGTGTTGTCGCTGATACTGCCTGCTTTTATGGCGGTGGCGGATCAGGCTGATGATTTGCAGAAAAAATTAGCACGTTTAACCAGCTTTCAGGCCAGTTTTGACCAAACCGTCGTTGATGCCAGCAATAAGCTGATCCAACAGGGCGAAGGCATGTTGTCACTGAAACAGCCGTCTTTATTTCGCTTTGAAACCCAGACACCAGAGCCAAACCTGTTTATTGGTGATGGTAAAACGCTGTGGTTTTATGCCGAATTATTGGATCAGGTCAGTATTTATGATGCAAAAGAGCAAGTGCAGAAAACTCCTTTTGTGCTGCTGACCTCACACGACCCTAAATTATGGGCTCAGTACAGTGTGACTGGTGCAGACGATCAGTTTGATATTACGCCTAAAGATCCAAGCAATGCGGTGAAAAAGTTGAGCCTGAAATTCTCGGGTTTAGCTTTATCAAAAATGATCGTCATCGACAGCAATGGCCAGAACAGCACTTTTGATTTTAATCTGGTGCAGTACAACACGCCGCTGGCATCAGAGTTGTTCCAGTTTGCAATTCCTGCTACAGCTGAAGTGGATGATCAACGCGTCAAGTGA
- a CDS encoding DNA translocase FtsK: MLSEARRLRAKLLFSLNGMQRLSEVGLILSFGFAAFMLLALMSFDPADPSWSQAGYQTAVHNYAGPKGAWIADILLFTFGWIAYLVPPLVAFAGYLLTRRAKALMEMDYLILGLRLIGLVLTILCASAISSINFNDIFYFSSGGVVGDVVSSMLMPNFNFIGTILLLLCGLSTGLTLATGISWVTVADELGALTMRALIALYQAPTRLGHYLAQRSAAKAASPLSFQTESTVPQQRREPEMDATTTPKMADISFTEPAVAPEVIRLSPVRNEAVQSAFIAPEEEQIPLPDIEEVQSQPSRAYFPGNERIEPLPFAPLDEKTEAVAFVSVDTLADDDLSFSAVDDAYYPEQLQHLEQSFAEVERQTVVAPVVIEEEEEDDTPVAASFSPDDLPSLALLDRPDKATNPIDPADLERVSRLVETKLLDFGVDAKVVAVLPGPVVTRFELDLAPGVKVSKITGLSKDLARSLSAISVRVVEVIPGKSYIGLELPNQFREIVRLSEVIGDEVFIQSKSPLTMVLGKDIAGKSVVADLGRMPHLLVAGTTGSGKSVGVNVMICSLLYKSTPEDVRFLMIDPKMLELSVYEGIPHLLTEVVTDMKEAANGLRWCVGEMERRYKLMSALGVRNLKGYNQKIQDAIAAGTPIRDPIWKPSDNMMTMPPELEKLPSIVVVIDEFADMMMIVGKKVEELIARIAQKARAAGIHLILATQRPSVDVITGLIKANIPTRMAFQVSSKIDSRTILDQQGAESLLGQGDMLYLPPGSGVPTRVHGAFVDDHEVHAVVSDWKRRGKPNYISEILNGEPSEDSLLPGESMENDEGESDPLFDQAVAFVTESRKASVSGVQRRFRIGYNRAARLVEQMEMSGIVSGAGHNGNREVLAPPPPKVF; encoded by the coding sequence GTGTTGAGTGAAGCCAGAAGGTTACGAGCCAAATTATTGTTTTCTTTAAACGGAATGCAGCGTTTATCTGAAGTGGGGTTGATCCTCAGCTTTGGTTTTGCTGCCTTTATGTTATTGGCTTTAATGTCATTCGACCCGGCTGACCCAAGCTGGTCTCAGGCAGGTTATCAAACCGCTGTTCATAATTATGCAGGACCAAAAGGCGCCTGGATTGCTGATATTCTGTTATTTACCTTTGGCTGGATTGCTTATTTAGTGCCGCCTCTGGTGGCTTTTGCCGGTTATTTATTAACCCGCCGCGCCAAAGCTTTAATGGAGATGGATTACCTTATTTTGGGGTTGCGTCTGATAGGTTTAGTTTTAACTATTCTTTGCGCCAGCGCGATCAGCAGTATCAACTTCAACGATATTTTCTATTTTTCTTCCGGCGGTGTAGTGGGCGACGTGGTTTCCTCTATGCTGATGCCGAATTTTAATTTTATCGGTACTATTTTATTGCTGCTTTGTGGTTTATCTACAGGCTTAACTCTGGCTACAGGTATTTCCTGGGTCACAGTAGCGGATGAGCTCGGTGCTTTAACTATGCGTGCGCTGATCGCTTTGTATCAGGCTCCAACCCGTTTAGGCCATTATCTGGCGCAGCGCTCTGCTGCCAAAGCTGCATCCCCTTTATCTTTCCAGACCGAATCTACAGTACCACAGCAGCGTCGCGAACCAGAGATGGATGCCACTACGACGCCTAAAATGGCTGATATTTCTTTTACTGAGCCCGCTGTAGCACCAGAAGTAATTCGTTTAAGCCCGGTTCGTAATGAAGCAGTGCAATCTGCGTTTATTGCGCCTGAAGAAGAACAAATCCCTTTACCTGACATTGAGGAAGTGCAAAGCCAGCCAAGCCGTGCCTATTTCCCCGGTAATGAGCGGATAGAGCCTTTGCCTTTTGCACCGTTGGACGAAAAAACCGAAGCTGTAGCTTTTGTCAGTGTTGATACATTAGCTGATGATGACTTGAGTTTCTCTGCTGTAGATGACGCTTATTATCCTGAGCAGTTGCAGCATCTGGAACAAAGTTTTGCCGAAGTGGAACGTCAGACAGTGGTCGCTCCTGTGGTGATTGAAGAAGAGGAAGAAGACGATACTCCTGTTGCTGCCTCGTTCAGCCCAGATGATTTACCTTCTTTAGCTTTATTAGACAGACCAGACAAAGCCACTAACCCTATAGATCCAGCCGATTTAGAGCGGGTGTCACGTTTAGTTGAAACTAAGCTATTGGATTTTGGTGTCGATGCCAAAGTTGTTGCCGTATTGCCAGGTCCTGTGGTGACCCGTTTTGAGCTGGATTTAGCACCTGGTGTGAAGGTCAGTAAGATCACCGGTTTATCTAAAGACTTAGCCCGTTCTTTATCGGCCATCAGTGTGCGGGTCGTGGAAGTTATCCCGGGTAAATCTTATATAGGTTTGGAGCTTCCGAACCAGTTCCGTGAAATAGTGCGTTTATCAGAAGTGATAGGCGATGAAGTCTTTATTCAGTCTAAATCACCTTTAACTATGGTGCTCGGCAAAGACATCGCCGGTAAATCTGTAGTCGCCGATTTAGGCCGTATGCCGCACTTGCTGGTAGCCGGTACCACAGGCTCTGGTAAGTCGGTCGGCGTGAACGTGATGATTTGTAGTCTGTTGTATAAATCTACGCCTGAAGATGTGCGTTTTTTAATGATCGACCCGAAGATGCTGGAATTGTCTGTCTATGAAGGCATTCCGCATTTGCTGACCGAAGTAGTCACAGATATGAAAGAAGCGGCTAACGGCCTGCGCTGGTGTGTCGGTGAAATGGAACGGCGTTACAAGCTGATGTCGGCCCTTGGGGTGCGTAACTTAAAAGGTTACAACCAGAAAATTCAGGATGCTATAGCAGCTGGTACACCCATTCGTGACCCGATTTGGAAGCCAAGCGATAATATGATGACAATGCCGCCTGAGCTTGAGAAGTTACCTTCTATCGTTGTCGTTATCGACGAATTCGCTGACATGATGATGATTGTCGGTAAAAAGGTAGAAGAGCTGATTGCCCGTATAGCGCAAAAAGCCCGTGCTGCCGGTATCCACCTGATTTTAGCTACTCAGCGTCCGTCAGTGGATGTCATTACAGGCTTAATTAAGGCCAATATTCCAACCCGTATGGCGTTTCAGGTGTCGTCGAAAATTGACTCCAGAACCATTTTGGATCAGCAGGGTGCTGAAAGCTTATTGGGTCAGGGCGATATGTTGTATCTGCCACCAGGTTCTGGTGTACCAACCCGTGTGCATGGTGCTTTTGTCGATGACCATGAAGTACATGCTGTGGTATCGGACTGGAAACGCCGTGGCAAACCGAATTACATTTCTGAAATCTTAAACGGTGAGCCATCAGAAGATAGCTTACTGCCGGGCGAAAGCATGGAAAATGATGAAGGCGAGTCGGACCCATTGTTTGACCAGGCTGTGGCTTTTGTCACTGAAAGCCGTAAAGCTTCGGTTTCAGGTGTACAAAGACGCTTCCGTATTGGCTATAATCGCGCCGCCCGTTTAGTTGAACAAATGGAAATGAGCGGTATCGTCAGTGGTGCAGGCCACAACGGTAACCGTGAAGTATTAGCGCCTCCTCCTCCTAAAGTATTTTAA
- the lrp gene encoding leucine-responsive transcriptional regulator Lrp, which produces MYETSKSVKKLDRIDRKILTELQHDGRIANVELAKRVGLSATPCLERVRKLEAEGYILGYTAQVDPNKVGSALLVFVEITLSKTSPEDFDEFSKAVQKLHEIQECHLVSGSFDFLLKTRVANMAAYRELLGETLLRLPSVRESRTYVVMEEVKQTTFVAVN; this is translated from the coding sequence ATGTACGAAACCAGTAAAAGTGTCAAAAAACTAGACCGGATAGACCGCAAAATTCTGACTGAATTACAGCACGACGGTCGTATTGCCAATGTTGAATTGGCGAAAAGGGTAGGGTTGAGTGCTACTCCTTGCCTTGAGCGGGTGCGTAAGCTGGAGGCGGAGGGCTATATACTGGGCTACACAGCACAGGTCGACCCAAATAAAGTGGGTTCCGCGTTACTGGTTTTTGTGGAAATTACTTTAAGTAAAACTTCGCCTGAGGACTTTGACGAATTCAGTAAAGCCGTGCAGAAACTGCATGAAATACAGGAATGCCATTTAGTCTCCGGCAGTTTCGACTTTTTATTGAAAACCCGGGTTGCCAATATGGCGGCATATCGCGAGCTATTAGGTGAAACCTTATTACGTTTACCCAGCGTACGGGAAAGCCGCACTTATGTGGTGATGGAAGAAGTGAAACAAACCACTTTTGTTGCGGTCAATTGA
- the ald gene encoding alanine dehydrogenase gives MIIGVPKEIKNHEYRVGMTPASVRELTALGHTVFVEHNAGSGIGFGDDAYQAAGATVLTTAAEVFAKAEMIVKVKEPQAVERAMLREGQILFTYLHLAPDLPQTEDLIKSKAICIAYETVTDNRGGLPLLAPMSEVAGRMSIQAGARALEKSCAGRGMLLGGVPGVEPAKVVIIGGGMVGTNAAQMAVGMGADVVVLDRSVDVLRRIDAQFNGAVKTVYSTVDALEKHVLSADLVIGGVLIPGAAAPKLVTADHIKRMKPGSAIVDVAIDQGGCVETSKATTHADPTYIVDDVVHYCVANMPGAVPLTSTFALNNATLPFIIRLANKGYKQALLDDAHLLNGLNVINGHVVNKHVADALNLPFVEPKQVLAAV, from the coding sequence ATGATTATTGGCGTACCTAAAGAGATTAAAAACCACGAATACCGCGTCGGTATGACCCCTGCCAGCGTGCGTGAGCTGACTGCTCTTGGCCACACTGTTTTTGTTGAACACAATGCAGGTAGTGGCATTGGTTTTGGTGACGATGCCTATCAGGCTGCTGGTGCAACAGTATTAACTACTGCTGCTGAAGTCTTCGCTAAAGCAGAAATGATTGTCAAAGTAAAAGAGCCTCAGGCTGTTGAGCGCGCTATGTTGCGTGAAGGCCAAATCCTGTTCACTTACCTGCACTTAGCACCGGATTTGCCACAAACTGAAGACCTGATCAAATCAAAAGCTATTTGTATCGCGTACGAAACAGTCACAGACAACCGTGGTGGTTTGCCTTTATTAGCTCCTATGTCTGAAGTTGCTGGCCGTATGTCTATTCAGGCTGGTGCCCGTGCACTCGAAAAATCATGTGCCGGTCGCGGTATGTTATTAGGTGGCGTACCAGGTGTTGAACCAGCCAAGGTCGTGATTATCGGTGGCGGTATGGTCGGTACCAACGCAGCTCAGATGGCTGTAGGTATGGGTGCTGACGTGGTCGTACTGGACCGCAGCGTAGACGTATTACGTCGTATCGATGCTCAGTTCAACGGCGCAGTGAAAACTGTGTACTCCACTGTAGATGCACTGGAAAAACACGTGTTATCTGCTGACTTAGTCATTGGTGGCGTGTTAATTCCAGGTGCTGCAGCTCCTAAGCTGGTCACAGCAGATCATATCAAGCGTATGAAACCAGGTTCTGCTATTGTTGACGTGGCTATCGATCAGGGCGGTTGTGTAGAGACCTCTAAAGCCACTACTCACGCTGATCCAACGTACATTGTTGATGACGTAGTGCATTACTGTGTGGCGAACATGCCAGGCGCAGTGCCACTGACTTCTACTTTTGCTCTGAACAACGCCACTTTGCCGTTTATCATCCGTTTAGCCAACAAAGGCTACAAACAGGCACTGCTGGACGATGCACATCTGTTAAACGGCTTAAACGTGATCAACGGTCATGTGGTGAACAAACACGTAGCAGACGCGTTAAACCTGCCATTTGTTGAACCTAAGCAAGTGTTAGCTGCAGTCTGA